Proteins co-encoded in one Cupriavidus nantongensis genomic window:
- a CDS encoding DUF4401 domain-containing protein: protein MSNVLQTEQRLWQQLAARGEVQGEPPAHPHTPWSVRCLMGAAGWLGALFFQFFLVGTVFVAARENGVAMAVTGLAMIALAALLYWRGGGIAAGQFALAVSLSGQGMAVFGLTEALGFTRVAESAGFWAALALFEAALAWLVPNRLHRLLCGLGAWIGLAGAVHLLMAGSKPEDWLLLTWSLGWLVPLGAALATGFTLAEARLCAHGRHALLEPLADATLLFTLAAALVVTGMSHPLAWLEGPEAARIPLAHWAAGGLTTLMLAGFALAECRRLALGAATQGFVLAGLVAFGALMAAAPAVVAGVLALGLALRRASMPWLGLGVTSIAIGFIWYYAALHWTLLAKSATLAAAGVLLLAGRHWLLRRARMEAA from the coding sequence ATGAGCAACGTACTTCAGACTGAGCAACGGCTCTGGCAACAACTCGCCGCCCGCGGCGAGGTACAGGGCGAGCCGCCCGCGCATCCCCATACGCCGTGGTCGGTACGCTGCCTGATGGGCGCGGCGGGCTGGCTCGGCGCCTTGTTCTTCCAGTTTTTCCTGGTCGGCACGGTCTTCGTTGCCGCGCGCGAGAACGGCGTGGCGATGGCCGTCACCGGGCTGGCGATGATCGCGCTGGCGGCGCTGCTGTACTGGCGCGGCGGCGGCATCGCCGCGGGGCAGTTCGCGCTGGCGGTCAGCCTGAGCGGGCAAGGCATGGCCGTGTTCGGCCTGACCGAGGCACTCGGCTTCACGCGCGTCGCCGAGAGCGCTGGCTTCTGGGCCGCGCTGGCGCTGTTCGAGGCCGCGCTGGCGTGGCTGGTACCCAACCGGCTGCACCGGCTGCTGTGCGGGCTGGGCGCGTGGATCGGGCTGGCCGGCGCGGTGCATCTGCTCATGGCGGGGAGCAAGCCGGAGGACTGGCTGTTGCTGACGTGGTCGCTCGGCTGGCTGGTGCCGCTCGGCGCCGCGCTGGCGACCGGCTTCACGCTGGCCGAGGCGCGCCTGTGCGCGCACGGCCGCCATGCGCTGCTGGAACCGCTGGCCGACGCAACGCTGCTGTTCACGCTGGCGGCGGCGCTGGTGGTCACCGGCATGAGCCATCCGCTGGCCTGGCTGGAGGGCCCGGAAGCGGCGCGCATCCCGCTGGCACACTGGGCAGCGGGCGGTCTGACTACGCTGATGCTGGCCGGCTTCGCGCTGGCCGAATGCCGCCGCCTGGCCCTCGGCGCAGCGACGCAAGGCTTCGTGCTCGCCGGACTGGTGGCGTTTGGCGCGCTGATGGCGGCCGCGCCCGCGGTGGTGGCCGGCGTGCTCGCGCTCGGGCTGGCGCTGCGCCGGGCCTCGATGCCGTGGCTGGGGCTGGGCGTTACCAGCATCGCCATCGGCTTTATCTGGTACTACGCGGCGCTGCACTGGACCTTGCTGGCCAAGTCCGCCACGCTCGCCGCGGCCGGCGTGCTGCTGCTGGCCGGACGCCACTGGCTGCTGCGCCGCGCACGGATGGAGGCCGCATGA
- a CDS encoding DUF2157 domain-containing protein, which yields MQATRIGANGPDHEAVGERRAIRQALAHWRALGRLAPAAVAVPWARTEPVAGDWRRWLDIALMALGTALLCAGVIVFFAFNWQDLHKFSKFGLLAGAITLLASFAWLRPAGDAAGRAALGGAQVVAGVLLAVIGQTYQTGADPWQLFALWALLALPWALAARAAPHWWLVIVVGNLALLRYFSLRFGVDGVFSLLFDSRHVRTATLTLLGAVALQLVLWQLLCAQAPALGFRGLTGGRMLAALACLHAGSLGLASLLRSDFDGAAFALAVLALAALVWWFRWHVFDIVVLSLACLTGIVLAVAAIAKVLFEGKDDFGAFLLLGLLTIGLAAAAAAWLMRAWRSQLEQA from the coding sequence ATGCAAGCAACCCGCATCGGAGCAAATGGCCCGGACCACGAAGCCGTTGGCGAGCGGCGCGCCATCCGCCAGGCACTGGCGCACTGGCGCGCGCTGGGCCGCCTGGCGCCGGCGGCGGTCGCTGTACCGTGGGCGCGCACCGAACCGGTCGCCGGCGACTGGCGCCGCTGGCTCGACATCGCGCTGATGGCGCTGGGCACCGCGCTGCTGTGCGCCGGCGTGATCGTGTTCTTTGCCTTCAACTGGCAGGACCTGCACAAGTTTTCCAAGTTCGGCCTGCTCGCCGGCGCGATCACGCTGCTGGCCAGCTTTGCCTGGCTGCGCCCGGCGGGCGATGCCGCCGGCCGCGCCGCGCTGGGCGGCGCGCAGGTGGTGGCGGGCGTGCTGCTGGCGGTGATCGGCCAGACCTACCAGACCGGCGCCGACCCCTGGCAGCTGTTCGCGCTGTGGGCGCTGCTGGCGTTGCCATGGGCGCTGGCGGCGCGCGCGGCGCCGCACTGGTGGCTGGTGATCGTGGTCGGCAACCTGGCGCTGCTGCGGTACTTCAGTCTTCGCTTCGGCGTCGATGGCGTGTTCTCGCTGCTGTTCGATTCGCGCCACGTGCGCACCGCCACGCTGACGTTGCTGGGCGCGGTGGCGCTGCAGCTGGTGCTGTGGCAGCTCCTGTGCGCGCAGGCGCCGGCGCTCGGCTTCCGCGGGCTGACCGGCGGCCGCATGCTGGCGGCGCTGGCGTGCCTGCATGCCGGCTCGCTCGGGCTGGCCAGCCTGCTGCGCAGCGATTTCGACGGCGCCGCCTTTGCGCTGGCGGTGCTGGCGCTGGCCGCACTGGTCTGGTGGTTCCGCTGGCACGTTTTCGACATCGTGGTGCTGAGCCTGGCCTGCCTGACCGGCATCGTGCTGGCCGTGGCCGCGATCGCCAAGGTGCTGTTCGAGGGCAAGGATGATTTCGGCGCGTTCCTGTTGCTCGGCCTGCTGACCATCGGCCTGGCCGCCGCCGCGGCCGCGTGGCTGATGCGGGCCTGGCGCAGCCAGCTGGAGCAGGCATGA
- a CDS encoding 5'-methylthioadenosine/adenosylhomocysteine nucleosidase: MTLGILAAIHDEVDGLVAAMRHDDSRATVRTIGMRDYYSGHLYGQPCVLVLARMGKVAAAATTVTLIRELGATHIVFTGLAGGIGAATQVGDIVIADRTLQHDLDARPFFGRHEVPLLERAEFPADAALAAELHAAAADFLRDDLAVDVPRAVREKFGVAAPTLHRGMIASGDQFIGSPAAVAELRERLPGLLAVEMEGAAVAQVCHEYGVPYAVMRTISDRADDTAHVDFSAFLTDVASHYSNGVLRRLLAARA, translated from the coding sequence ATGACCCTCGGAATCCTTGCCGCCATCCACGATGAAGTCGACGGCCTCGTCGCCGCCATGCGCCATGACGACAGCCGCGCCACCGTACGCACCATCGGCATGCGCGACTATTACAGCGGCCATTTGTACGGGCAGCCGTGCGTGCTGGTGCTGGCGCGCATGGGCAAGGTGGCGGCGGCGGCCACCACGGTCACGCTGATCCGCGAACTGGGCGCCACGCACATCGTCTTTACCGGCCTGGCCGGCGGCATCGGCGCGGCCACGCAGGTGGGCGACATCGTCATCGCCGACCGCACCCTGCAGCATGACCTGGACGCGCGCCCGTTCTTCGGCCGCCATGAAGTGCCGCTGCTGGAGCGCGCTGAATTCCCCGCCGATGCGGCGCTGGCGGCCGAGCTGCATGCCGCCGCGGCGGACTTCCTGCGCGACGATCTTGCCGTCGACGTGCCGCGCGCGGTGCGCGAGAAGTTCGGCGTCGCGGCGCCGACCCTGCACCGGGGCATGATCGCCAGCGGCGACCAGTTCATCGGTTCGCCCGCCGCGGTGGCGGAGTTGCGCGAGCGGTTGCCCGGCCTGCTCGCAGTAGAGATGGAAGGCGCCGCGGTGGCGCAGGTCTGCCATGAATATGGCGTGCCTTACGCGGTGATGCGGACCATTTCCGACCGCGCCGACGACACCGCGCATGTGGATTTCTCGGCATTCCTGACCGACGTGGCGAGCCACTATTCCAATGGGGTACTGCGCCGCCTGCTGGCTGCGCGCGCCTGA
- the hemA gene encoding glutamyl-tRNA reductase: MQLLAIGINHTTAPVSLRERVAFPLEQIKPALGALRSHLSGRSGTEAAILSTCNRTEIYCATDVLTPGTDGFEHTLRWLSQHHNVPATELAPHLYALPQSEAVRHAFRVASGLDSMVLGETQILGQLKDAVRTAGEAGSLGTYLNQLFQRTFAVAKEVRGQTEIGAHSVSMAAAAVRLAQRIFESVSTQRVLFIGAGEMIELCATHFAAQQPRQIVVANRTVERGEKLAEQLSGQGLTANAIRLSDLGERLHEFDIVVSCTASSLPIIGLGAVERAVKRRKHRPIMMVDLAVPRDVEPEVSRLDDVFLYTVDDLGAVVREGNALRQAAVAQAEAIIESRVQNFMHWLETRSVVPVIRELQSSGEAIRQAELERARRMLARGDDPQAVLEALSGALTRKFLHGPTHALNHTQGEDREALLRLVPGLFRHSSHSER, encoded by the coding sequence ATGCAACTGCTCGCGATCGGCATCAATCACACTACGGCACCCGTCTCGCTGCGCGAGCGGGTGGCGTTTCCGCTCGAGCAGATCAAGCCGGCTCTTGGGGCGCTGCGCTCCCACCTGTCGGGGCGCAGCGGCACCGAAGCCGCGATCCTGTCCACCTGCAACCGCACCGAGATCTACTGTGCCACCGACGTGCTCACGCCGGGCACCGATGGTTTCGAGCACACCCTGCGCTGGCTGTCGCAGCATCACAACGTGCCGGCCACCGAACTGGCGCCGCACCTGTACGCGCTGCCGCAGTCCGAGGCCGTGCGCCATGCCTTCCGCGTGGCCAGCGGGCTCGATTCGATGGTGCTGGGCGAGACCCAGATCCTGGGCCAGCTCAAGGACGCGGTGCGCACCGCCGGCGAAGCCGGCTCGCTCGGCACGTACCTGAACCAGCTGTTCCAGCGCACCTTCGCGGTGGCCAAGGAAGTGCGCGGCCAGACCGAGATCGGCGCGCATTCGGTGTCGATGGCAGCGGCCGCGGTGCGGCTGGCGCAGCGGATCTTTGAAAGCGTCTCGACCCAGCGCGTGCTGTTTATCGGCGCGGGCGAGATGATCGAGCTGTGCGCCACCCACTTTGCCGCGCAGCAGCCGCGCCAGATCGTGGTCGCCAACCGCACCGTCGAGCGCGGCGAGAAGCTGGCCGAGCAGCTCAGCGGCCAGGGCCTGACCGCCAACGCGATCCGCCTGTCGGACCTGGGTGAGCGCCTGCATGAGTTCGACATCGTGGTGTCGTGCACCGCCAGCTCGCTGCCGATCATCGGCCTGGGCGCGGTCGAGCGCGCGGTCAAGCGGCGCAAGCACCGCCCCATCATGATGGTCGACCTGGCCGTGCCGCGCGACGTCGAGCCCGAAGTCTCGCGCCTGGACGACGTCTTCCTCTATACCGTCGACGACCTCGGCGCGGTCGTGCGCGAGGGCAACGCGCTGCGCCAGGCCGCGGTGGCGCAGGCCGAAGCCATTATCGAAAGCCGCGTGCAGAACTTCATGCACTGGCTGGAAACCCGCAGCGTGGTGCCGGTGATCCGCGAGCTGCAGAGCAGCGGCGAAGCCATCCGCCAGGCCGAGCTCGAGCGCGCGCGCCGCATGCTGGCGCGCGGCGACGATCCGCAGGCCGTGCTCGAGGCGCTCTCCGGCGCGCTCACGCGCAAGTTCCTGCACGGCCCCACGCACGCGCTCAACCACACCCAGGGCGAGGACCGCGAGGCGCTGCTGCGCCTGGTGCCGGGCCTGTTCCGCCACAGCAGCCATTCCGAGCGCTAG
- the prfA gene encoding peptide chain release factor 1 → MKASMLAKLDQLAERLDEVNALLAREDATANIDQYRKLSREHAELSPVAEQYGQYRQAQDDLATAQALLDDPEMKDFAADEIAAARDRLEALQASLQRLLLPRDPNDDRNLLLEIRAGTGGEESALFAADLLRMYTRYAERQRWQVEVMSESESDLGGYKEVIIRIAGDAAFSRLKFESGGHRVQRVPATEAQGRIHTSACTVAVMPEADEVGEVEINPADLRIDTFRASGAGGQHVNKTDSAVRLTHLPTGIVVECQDDRSQHRNKDKAMKVLAARIKDMQARAAQAREASTRRNLIGSGDRSDRIRTYNFPQGRVTDHRINLTLYKIDMIMDGDLDELLSALSAEHQADQLAALGEDA, encoded by the coding sequence ATGAAAGCCAGCATGCTTGCCAAGCTCGACCAACTGGCCGAGCGACTCGACGAAGTCAACGCCCTGCTCGCGCGCGAAGACGCGACCGCCAATATCGACCAGTACCGCAAGCTCAGCCGCGAACATGCCGAACTGTCGCCGGTGGCCGAGCAGTACGGCCAGTACCGCCAGGCCCAGGATGACCTCGCCACCGCGCAGGCGCTGCTCGACGATCCGGAGATGAAGGACTTCGCCGCCGACGAGATCGCCGCCGCACGCGACCGGCTCGAAGCGCTGCAGGCCAGCCTGCAGCGCCTGCTGCTGCCCCGCGACCCCAACGACGACCGCAACCTGCTGCTGGAAATCCGCGCCGGCACCGGCGGCGAGGAAAGCGCGCTGTTCGCCGCCGATCTGCTGCGGATGTACACGCGTTATGCCGAACGGCAGCGCTGGCAGGTCGAGGTGATGAGCGAGTCCGAATCGGACCTGGGCGGCTACAAGGAAGTGATCATCCGGATCGCCGGCGATGCCGCGTTTTCGCGGCTGAAGTTCGAATCGGGCGGCCACCGCGTGCAGCGCGTGCCCGCCACCGAGGCGCAGGGCCGCATCCATACCTCGGCTTGCACGGTGGCGGTGATGCCCGAGGCCGACGAGGTCGGCGAGGTCGAGATCAACCCGGCCGACCTGCGCATCGACACCTTCCGCGCCTCCGGCGCGGGCGGCCAGCACGTCAACAAGACCGATTCCGCGGTGCGCCTGACCCACCTGCCCACCGGCATCGTGGTCGAGTGCCAGGACGACCGCAGCCAGCACCGCAACAAGGACAAGGCGATGAAGGTGCTCGCGGCGCGCATCAAGGACATGCAGGCGCGCGCCGCGCAGGCGCGCGAAGCCAGCACCCGGCGCAACCTGATCGGCTCGGGCGACCGCAGCGACCGCATCCGCACGTACAACTTCCCGCAGGGCCGCGTGACCGACCACCGCATCAACCTGACGCTGTACAAGATCGACATGATCATGGACGGCGACCTGGACGAACTGCTGTCGGCGCTGTCCGCCGAGCACCAGGCGGACCAGCTGGCGGCGTTGGGCGAAGACGCGTGA